A single window of Synechococcus sp. CBW1004 DNA harbors:
- the thiD gene encoding bifunctional hydroxymethylpyrimidine kinase/phosphomethylpyrimidine kinase produces MTIPIALTIGGSDSGGGAGIQADLKTFTALGVHGCSALSCVTAQNTCGVSRVDALPPEALTAQIEAVLSDLPVAALKTGMLLNAALIEATAAALGPLTIPRLIDPVMVSQAGSLLLELEALAAYRALLLPLAELLTPNLQEASLLSGVAIEGAEGVERAAERLLEMGPGAVLIKGGGLAELRGRDFLQVAGGAGLWVVHPAVDTPHTHGSGCTLGAAITASRARGLPLRQAVQAGKSFVEGGLRHALAIGAGQGPLCHWHPLL; encoded by the coding sequence ATGACCATCCCGATTGCGCTCACCATCGGCGGCAGCGACTCCGGCGGCGGCGCCGGCATCCAGGCCGACCTCAAGACCTTCACCGCGCTCGGTGTGCATGGCTGCTCGGCGCTCAGCTGCGTCACCGCCCAGAACACCTGCGGGGTCAGCCGCGTCGATGCCCTGCCGCCCGAGGCGCTCACAGCCCAGATCGAGGCGGTGCTCAGCGATCTGCCGGTGGCGGCCCTCAAGACCGGCATGCTGCTCAACGCCGCTCTGATCGAGGCCACCGCCGCCGCGCTGGGGCCCCTCACGATCCCGCGGCTGATCGATCCGGTGATGGTGTCGCAGGCCGGTTCGCTGCTGCTCGAGCTGGAGGCGCTCGCGGCCTACCGGGCTCTGCTGCTGCCCCTGGCCGAGCTGCTCACCCCCAACCTGCAGGAGGCCTCCCTGCTCAGCGGCGTCGCGATCGAGGGCGCCGAGGGCGTCGAACGGGCGGCGGAGCGGCTGCTGGAGATGGGTCCCGGGGCGGTCCTGATCAAGGGTGGCGGCCTGGCGGAGCTGCGCGGCCGCGACTTTCTGCAGGTGGCCGGTGGCGCGGGGCTCTGGGTGGTGCATCCCGCCGTCGACACCCCCCACACCCACGGCAGTGGCTGCACGCTGGGGGCGGCGATCACCGCCTCGCGCGCCCGCGGCCTGCCACTGCGTCAGGCGGTGCAGGCCGGCAAGAGCTTCGTGGAGGGAGGCCTGCGCCATGCCCTGGCGATCGGAGCCGGCCAGGGACCTCTCTGCCACTGGCATCCCCTGCTCTGA
- a CDS encoding class I SAM-dependent DNA methyltransferase — translation MEPNEQQLALLGALEALGGSAGNGRLRELLGWDEPTYEAVKGPLVASGQLVPGRGRGGSVSLGNGNEQPPPARSTSVNGSRGPSAPQAAPPPGPQPTGRQNLSAFIWGVADLLRGDYKQSDFGKVILPFTVLRRLDCVLEPTKEAVLAEKELRESQGLDPEPFLLRVAGQAFCNTSALSMKRLMGDQDNIGENLRSYIQAFTPEVRDIFESFEFHLQVDRLEKAGLLYMVSERFAQIDLHPETVSNAEMGLVFEELIRRFAELSNETAGEHFTPREVIRLMVNLLFIEEDAALTQPGIVRSLYDPTAGTGGMLSVAEEHLVGMNPSARLVLSGQELNPESYAICKADMLIKGQNIKNIRFGNTLSDDQLGDQKYDYMLSNPPFGVEWKKMQKEVQREADTLGYAGRFGPGLPRVSDGSLLFLLHLISKMRPAKDGGSRFGIVLNGSPLFTGGAGSGESEIRRYVLENDLVEAIIGLPTDMFYNTGISTYIWILSNRKPAERKGKVQLIDASSFWQKMRKSLGSKRKELSPEHIDAITRLFGNFEEAEQDGKPISRIFRNEDFGYRTITVERPLRDEAGNVVLGQRGKAKGQPQADSSLRDTENVPLCEDVQTYFEREVLPHVSDAWIDHDKTKVGYEIPFNRHFYVFTPPRPLEVIDAELKQVTDRILAMIGGLSA, via the coding sequence ATGGAGCCCAACGAGCAGCAGCTGGCACTCCTCGGCGCCCTGGAGGCCCTGGGGGGCTCCGCCGGCAACGGCAGGCTGCGCGAGCTGCTGGGCTGGGATGAGCCCACCTATGAGGCGGTGAAGGGGCCCCTCGTGGCCTCCGGCCAGCTGGTGCCAGGTCGCGGTCGCGGGGGATCGGTAAGCCTGGGCAACGGGAATGAGCAGCCGCCTCCGGCTCGATCGACATCCGTGAACGGCAGTCGGGGTCCATCAGCCCCGCAAGCGGCTCCTCCCCCTGGCCCCCAGCCCACCGGCAGACAGAACCTCTCGGCCTTCATCTGGGGCGTCGCCGACCTTCTGCGGGGCGACTACAAGCAGAGCGACTTCGGCAAGGTGATCCTGCCGTTCACGGTGCTGCGCCGGCTCGACTGCGTGCTGGAGCCCACCAAGGAGGCGGTGCTGGCCGAGAAGGAGCTGCGCGAGAGCCAGGGCCTGGATCCCGAGCCGTTCCTGCTGCGGGTGGCGGGGCAGGCCTTCTGCAACACCTCGGCCCTGAGCATGAAGCGGCTGATGGGCGATCAGGACAACATCGGCGAGAACCTGCGCAGCTATATCCAGGCCTTCACGCCGGAGGTGCGTGACATCTTCGAGAGCTTCGAGTTCCACCTGCAGGTGGACCGGCTGGAGAAGGCGGGGCTGCTCTACATGGTGAGCGAGCGCTTCGCCCAGATCGACCTGCACCCGGAGACGGTGAGCAACGCCGAGATGGGCCTGGTGTTCGAGGAGCTGATCCGCAGGTTTGCTGAACTCTCCAACGAAACGGCAGGGGAACACTTCACGCCGCGCGAGGTGATCCGTCTGATGGTGAACCTGCTGTTCATCGAAGAAGACGCGGCGCTCACCCAGCCCGGCATCGTGCGCAGCCTTTACGACCCCACGGCGGGCACCGGCGGCATGTTGAGCGTGGCCGAAGAGCACCTGGTGGGCATGAATCCCTCAGCCCGGCTGGTGCTGAGCGGCCAGGAGCTCAACCCCGAGAGCTACGCGATCTGCAAGGCCGACATGCTGATCAAGGGGCAGAACATCAAGAACATCCGCTTTGGTAACACGCTCTCGGACGATCAGCTGGGCGATCAGAAGTACGACTACATGCTCTCCAACCCACCCTTCGGCGTGGAGTGGAAGAAGATGCAGAAGGAGGTGCAGCGCGAAGCCGACACCCTCGGCTATGCGGGCCGTTTTGGCCCTGGCCTGCCCCGCGTGAGCGATGGGTCATTGCTGTTCCTGCTGCATCTGATCAGCAAGATGCGACCCGCCAAGGATGGCGGCAGTCGCTTCGGGATTGTGCTGAACGGCTCTCCCCTGTTCACAGGCGGGGCGGGCTCCGGCGAAAGCGAGATCCGCCGTTATGTGCTGGAGAACGATCTGGTGGAGGCGATCATCGGCCTGCCCACCGATATGTTCTACAACACGGGCATCAGCACCTACATCTGGATTCTCAGCAACCGCAAACCGGCAGAGCGCAAGGGCAAGGTGCAGCTGATCGATGCCAGCAGCTTCTGGCAGAAGATGCGCAAGAGCCTGGGCAGCAAGCGCAAGGAGCTGAGCCCCGAGCACATCGATGCGATCACACGCCTGTTCGGCAACTTTGAGGAAGCCGAGCAGGACGGCAAGCCGATCAGCAGGATCTTCCGCAACGAAGACTTCGGCTACCGCACGATCACAGTGGAACGCCCGCTGCGTGATGAAGCCGGCAACGTGGTGCTCGGCCAGCGCGGCAAGGCCAAGGGCCAGCCCCAGGCCGACAGCAGCCTGCGCGACACCGAGAACGTGCCGCTCTGCGAAGACGTGCAGACCTACTTCGAGCGGGAGGTACTGCCCCACGTGAGTGATGCCTGGATCGATCACGACAAGACCAAAGTGGGCTATGAGATCCCTTTCAACCGCCACTTCTATGTGTTCACGCCACCCAGACCACTTGAGGTGATTGATGCCGAGCTAAAGCAAGTGACAGATCGGATTCTGGCGATGATCGGAGGGCTGTCGGCATGA
- a CDS encoding restriction endonuclease subunit S encodes MSFPRYTACKDSGVEWLGKVPEYWEGLRLRFAATLNPSKQEARSYADDDLVTFLPMEAIGEDGSLNLEQVKEVGECLNGYTYFKEGDVCIAKITPCFENGKGAILRGLKGGIGFGTTELIVARPTTHLLLAKFLDYLFRSNPFRSLGEAAMYGAGGQKRVPEAFVRDFRSFIPPLTEQQQIISFLDCETAKIDALIAEQQRLIELLQEKRQTVISHAVTKGLNPDAPMKDSGVEWLGEVPEHWRVRKLSQLCKEIGSGTTPKSDMPEFYEDGAVPWVVTGDLNDSVLVACSNHVTEAAVHQHSALKLHVVGSVVVAMYGATIGKAAILGVEATVNQACCVLPPGTEIIGEFLLLFILAARSHLLSLATGGGQPNINQEIVRSLRLPLPPLAEQHAIVQKVEASLQSLDSAASLGLPE; translated from the coding sequence ATGAGCTTTCCCCGTTACACGGCCTGCAAAGACAGCGGCGTGGAATGGTTGGGGAAGGTGCCGGAATATTGGGAGGGCCTTAGGCTTCGATTTGCAGCCACCCTGAATCCATCCAAACAGGAGGCAAGATCGTATGCGGATGATGATCTTGTCACCTTCCTTCCGATGGAGGCGATTGGCGAGGATGGAAGCCTCAACCTTGAACAGGTGAAGGAGGTTGGCGAATGCCTGAATGGCTACACCTACTTCAAGGAAGGTGATGTATGCATTGCCAAAATTACCCCATGCTTTGAAAACGGGAAAGGGGCCATTCTCCGAGGATTGAAGGGAGGCATCGGATTCGGAACAACGGAGCTGATCGTCGCTCGGCCAACAACACATCTCTTATTGGCTAAGTTCCTTGACTATCTTTTTAGGTCCAATCCCTTCAGATCCCTTGGTGAAGCGGCGATGTATGGGGCTGGCGGCCAAAAGCGGGTTCCAGAAGCCTTTGTCCGTGATTTCAGATCATTCATTCCCCCGCTTACCGAGCAGCAACAAATAATCAGCTTCCTCGACTGCGAAACCGCCAAGATCGATGCCCTGATCGCCGAGCAGCAACGCCTGATCGAGCTGCTGCAGGAAAAGCGCCAGACCGTGATCTCCCATGCCGTTACCAAGGGGCTGAATCCAGATGCGCCGATGAAGGATTCGGGGGTGGAGTGGCTGGGGGAGGTGCCTGAGCATTGGAGGGTAAGAAAGCTATCTCAGCTATGCAAGGAAATTGGAAGCGGGACCACGCCAAAAAGTGATATGCCTGAATTCTACGAGGATGGGGCAGTTCCATGGGTGGTCACGGGTGATCTGAACGACTCCGTTTTGGTGGCTTGTTCGAATCATGTCACCGAAGCAGCAGTCCATCAACATTCGGCCTTAAAATTGCATGTGGTGGGCTCAGTGGTTGTGGCGATGTACGGTGCCACAATTGGCAAGGCAGCAATCCTTGGAGTAGAGGCGACGGTCAATCAGGCTTGCTGTGTTCTTCCTCCTGGCACAGAAATCATCGGCGAGTTCTTGCTGCTCTTTATCTTGGCAGCCCGGAGTCATCTGCTTTCCTTGGCAACGGGTGGTGGCCAGCCGAATATCAATCAAGAGATAGTTCGATCTCTCAGGCTTCCTCTGCCTCCGCTTGCAGAGCAGCATGCAATCGTCCAGAAAGTTGAGGCCAGTCTTCAGTCTCTTGATTCAGCTGCTTCCTTGGGGCTTCCTGAATAA
- a CDS encoding IS5 family transposase translates to MYRREHRYQLSFEDFFLPFGGKLSGDNRWIKLAELIPWDELEDDYAAQFCKGFGAPAKPFRMALGALIIKTRLGLTDEELVEQIKENPYLQFFIGLEAFQSSAPFDPSMMVYFRKRLPEAIVNECNERIVRHGLKMIRSSDPQGTGDDDGSGGSTSPPDQPKPSLQKQPNQGSLLIDATCAPVDIRHPTDLSLLNEAREVTEILIDAMHPQVRERFGYKPRTHRKKARQQFLAVAKKKKPRISKIRKAIKQQLGHLKRNLASVDALIACGGSLLAAGRHIYRKLLVISELVRQQTILYHADSRSIPDRIVSLCQAHIRPIVRGKARCNVEFGAKISISVTGEGFTFLDRLNYDPYNEGEDLKGQAISYRRRHGHYPMVICADQIYRTRSNRAFCQRHGIRLSGPRLGRPKNDPELVAAEKQQFIDDQRQRNAVEGKIGQGKRRFGLGLIREKLAVTQGSTIALNILVMNLEKLLELLFVLFASWLQLLLCNQPGKGSPFVCVSTHLSPT, encoded by the coding sequence ATGTATCGGCGTGAGCATCGTTATCAGCTCTCGTTCGAAGACTTCTTCCTGCCGTTTGGCGGCAAACTCTCCGGTGATAATCGGTGGATCAAGCTGGCTGAGCTCATTCCGTGGGATGAACTGGAGGACGACTACGCAGCGCAATTCTGTAAGGGCTTTGGAGCACCGGCAAAACCCTTTCGCATGGCACTGGGTGCCTTGATCATCAAGACCCGTCTCGGGCTCACGGATGAAGAACTGGTGGAGCAGATCAAGGAAAACCCCTATCTCCAGTTTTTCATTGGCTTGGAAGCGTTCCAGTCTTCGGCGCCGTTTGATCCATCGATGATGGTGTATTTCCGCAAGCGCTTGCCAGAAGCGATTGTGAATGAATGCAATGAAAGGATTGTGCGCCACGGCCTGAAAATGATTCGCTCATCAGATCCCCAGGGCACAGGGGATGACGACGGCAGTGGCGGATCGACCAGTCCTCCCGACCAACCAAAGCCATCCTTGCAGAAGCAGCCGAATCAGGGTTCACTCTTGATCGATGCCACCTGTGCGCCGGTGGATATCCGTCATCCCACCGATCTATCCCTGCTCAATGAAGCCAGGGAGGTGACTGAGATCCTGATTGATGCGATGCATCCCCAGGTCAGGGAACGCTTCGGCTACAAGCCGCGTACACACCGCAAAAAGGCGAGGCAGCAGTTTCTTGCAGTGGCCAAAAAGAAGAAGCCAAGGATCAGCAAGATCCGCAAAGCGATCAAGCAGCAGCTTGGTCACCTCAAGCGGAATCTGGCAAGCGTTGACGCCCTGATCGCCTGTGGTGGCAGCCTTCTGGCCGCCGGACGGCATATCTACCGGAAGTTGCTGGTGATCAGCGAGCTGGTCCGCCAGCAGACTATTCTCTATCACGCAGACAGCAGAAGCATCCCAGATCGCATCGTCAGCCTCTGCCAGGCACATATCAGGCCGATTGTCCGCGGGAAAGCTCGTTGCAATGTTGAGTTCGGAGCCAAGATCTCAATCTCTGTCACCGGCGAGGGATTCACCTTCCTCGATCGCCTGAATTATGACCCCTACAACGAAGGAGAAGACCTCAAGGGTCAAGCGATTTCCTATCGGCGTCGCCATGGTCACTATCCGATGGTGATTTGTGCTGACCAGATCTACCGCACAAGATCGAACCGTGCCTTCTGCCAGCGCCATGGAATCCGTTTGAGTGGCCCGCGACTTGGACGGCCGAAGAACGATCCTGAATTGGTGGCTGCCGAGAAGCAGCAGTTCATCGATGACCAGCGCCAAAGGAATGCCGTTGAAGGCAAGATCGGCCAAGGCAAGAGGCGTTTTGGACTGGGCCTGATACGTGAGAAGCTCGCTGTGACCCAGGGTTCAACCATCGCACTCAATATTCTGGTGATGAACCTCGAGAAGCTGCTGGAGCTTCTTTTTGTTCTTTTTGCGTCCTGGCTGCAACTTCTCCTGTGCAATCAACCAGGCAAGGGGTCACCATTCGTGTGTGTGAGCACTCATCTCAGCCCCACATGA
- a CDS encoding type II toxin-antitoxin system VapC family toxin yields MVVIDASALVDALLVAGAARERLASANLQAPELIDAELLSVLRRLVLAGTLAETHALQALATASQLGLRRHPTRILWPRAWALRANLYAYDALYVALAEQLDAPLLTADARIARAPGLRCCVEVIQP; encoded by the coding sequence ATGGTGGTGATCGACGCCTCGGCATTGGTGGATGCCCTGCTGGTGGCCGGTGCCGCCCGAGAACGGCTGGCGAGCGCCAACCTGCAGGCACCGGAGCTGATTGACGCGGAACTGCTCTCGGTGCTTCGCCGCCTGGTGCTCGCCGGAACCCTGGCGGAGACGCATGCACTGCAGGCCCTGGCCACGGCCTCGCAACTGGGGCTGCGTCGCCACCCCACTCGCATCCTCTGGCCGCGGGCCTGGGCGCTGCGCGCCAACCTCTATGCCTACGACGCGCTGTATGTGGCCCTGGCTGAGCAACTCGACGCGCCGCTGCTCACCGCCGATGCCCGCATCGCCAGGGCCCCCGGCCTGCGCTGCTGCGTGGAAGTGATTCAGCCATGA
- a CDS encoding type I restriction endonuclease subunit R has protein sequence MSLHHESAFEQEICDHLGSHGWLYEDGAASAYDRELALYPPDLIAWVQQAHPEAWEVLQKNHGSKAESTLLQRVRKQLDQVGTLDLLRHGVEVLGLPKALKLAEFKPAFGLNPQILARYRANRLRVLRQVRYSTHNQNCLDLVLALNGIPVATVELKTDNTQSIADAVWQYKSDRHPRPAGQAPEPLLHFPSGALVHFAVSNREVQMTTRLQGPQTQFLPFNQGSDPGGANCGAGNPLGDGHPTAYLWEEVWERDSWLEILGRYCIAERDSKKQIRRLVFPRYHQLKATRLLIRAVLAEGPGGRYLIQHSAGSGKTASIGWSAHLLADLHDEHDRKLFDTVLVVSDRSVIDSQLQETLENFERRKGVVASITTEKGIKSEQLAAALSGDKKIVVCTIQTFPALIKKMQELTATSGKRFAVIADEAHSSQTGEAAQKLKQVLAASEAADLADGGELDTETLLAATMSSRANQSGITYVAFTATPKAKTLELFGRRPNPSEPAGKGNLPAPFHVYSMRQAIEEGFILDVLQNYTSYSLAFRLAQQGQSYSREEVERSAALRKLMGWVKLHPHNIAQKVEIIVEHFRQHVWPLLDGKAKAMVVVGSRKEAVRWKLAIDRYIAEKNYPMGALVAFSGEVNDPESGPEAFSERSQSLNPGLKGDIREAFKGDDTQILLVANKFQTGFDQPLLCAMYVDRRLDGIQAVQTLSRLNRCHPGKDTTYVVDFVNEPDDILAAFKTYYETAALAEATDPALILDLKTKLDAQGHYDAFEIDRVVKVLLDPTSKPRQLSAALEPVAQRLMNSYREARLAHRHAEESNDADQQKQAKETLDALTLFRSDMGTYVRFYTFLSQIFDYGNTALEKRWLFYKRLLPLLEFEREINTVDLSKVVLTHHHLRKLGSNNLDLKKGDAVAIPGMAPGGGGVQEKDKVQLEEIISKLNELFSGDLSDSDKVVYVRSVIKGKLLESETLRQQAAANSKEQFANSPDFGTELMDAIIGALDAHKAMSSQALNSQEVREGLKDILINQTSLYEDLRDQAQHHDP, from the coding sequence ATGAGCCTCCATCACGAGAGCGCCTTCGAGCAGGAGATCTGCGACCACCTCGGCAGTCACGGCTGGCTTTACGAAGACGGCGCCGCCTCTGCCTACGACCGTGAGCTAGCGCTTTACCCGCCGGATCTGATCGCCTGGGTGCAGCAGGCCCACCCCGAGGCGTGGGAGGTGCTGCAGAAGAACCATGGCAGCAAGGCCGAATCCACCCTGCTGCAGCGGGTGCGCAAGCAGCTCGATCAGGTGGGCACCCTCGATCTGCTGCGTCATGGCGTCGAGGTGCTCGGCCTGCCCAAGGCCCTGAAGCTGGCGGAGTTCAAGCCGGCCTTCGGGCTCAACCCACAGATCCTGGCCCGCTACCGCGCCAACCGCCTGCGAGTGCTGCGCCAGGTGCGTTACTCCACCCACAACCAGAACTGCCTCGATCTGGTGCTGGCGCTCAACGGCATCCCCGTCGCCACCGTTGAACTGAAAACCGACAACACCCAGTCGATCGCGGATGCCGTCTGGCAGTACAAGAGCGATCGCCACCCCAGGCCCGCCGGCCAGGCTCCCGAACCGCTGCTGCACTTCCCCAGTGGTGCCCTGGTGCACTTCGCCGTCAGCAACCGCGAGGTGCAGATGACCACCCGGCTGCAGGGCCCCCAGACCCAGTTCCTGCCGTTCAACCAGGGCAGCGATCCCGGTGGGGCCAACTGCGGCGCCGGCAATCCGCTCGGCGACGGCCATCCCACGGCCTACCTCTGGGAGGAGGTGTGGGAGCGAGACAGCTGGCTGGAGATTCTGGGGCGCTATTGCATCGCCGAGCGCGACAGCAAAAAGCAGATCCGCCGCCTGGTCTTTCCGCGCTACCACCAGCTCAAGGCCACCCGGCTGCTGATCCGCGCCGTGCTGGCGGAAGGCCCCGGCGGGCGCTACCTGATTCAGCACTCGGCAGGGTCCGGCAAGACCGCCTCGATCGGCTGGAGCGCCCACCTGCTCGCCGATCTGCACGACGAACACGACCGCAAGCTGTTCGACACCGTGCTGGTGGTGAGCGACCGCAGCGTGATCGACAGCCAGCTGCAGGAAACGCTGGAGAACTTCGAGCGGCGCAAGGGCGTGGTGGCCTCGATCACCACCGAGAAGGGCATCAAGAGCGAGCAGCTGGCTGCCGCCCTCAGCGGTGACAAAAAGATCGTGGTCTGCACGATCCAGACCTTCCCGGCCCTGATCAAGAAGATGCAGGAGCTCACCGCCACCAGCGGCAAACGCTTCGCGGTGATCGCCGATGAGGCCCACAGCTCCCAGACCGGCGAAGCGGCCCAGAAGCTCAAGCAGGTGCTCGCAGCCTCCGAGGCGGCGGACCTGGCCGATGGCGGTGAGCTGGACACCGAGACCCTGCTGGCGGCCACGATGTCCAGCCGCGCCAACCAGAGCGGCATCACCTATGTGGCCTTCACCGCCACACCCAAGGCCAAGACGCTGGAGCTGTTCGGACGGCGGCCCAACCCCAGTGAGCCCGCCGGGAAGGGGAATCTGCCGGCCCCGTTCCATGTGTATTCGATGCGGCAGGCGATCGAGGAGGGCTTCATCCTCGATGTCCTGCAGAACTACACCTCCTATTCCCTCGCCTTCCGCCTGGCCCAGCAGGGGCAGAGCTATAGCCGCGAGGAGGTGGAACGCAGTGCCGCCCTCAGGAAGCTGATGGGCTGGGTGAAGCTCCACCCCCACAACATCGCCCAGAAGGTGGAGATCATCGTCGAGCACTTCCGTCAGCACGTCTGGCCGCTGCTCGATGGCAAGGCCAAGGCGATGGTGGTGGTGGGCTCGCGCAAGGAGGCCGTGCGCTGGAAGCTGGCGATTGACCGCTACATCGCTGAGAAGAACTACCCGATGGGTGCCTTGGTGGCCTTCAGCGGCGAGGTCAACGATCCCGAGAGCGGGCCGGAGGCCTTCAGCGAGCGCAGCCAGAGCCTCAACCCCGGCCTCAAGGGTGACATCCGCGAGGCCTTCAAGGGCGACGACACCCAGATCCTGCTGGTGGCCAACAAGTTCCAGACCGGCTTCGATCAGCCGCTGCTCTGCGCCATGTACGTCGACCGTCGTCTCGACGGCATCCAGGCGGTGCAGACCCTCTCACGCCTGAACCGCTGCCATCCGGGCAAGGACACCACCTACGTGGTCGATTTCGTCAACGAACCTGATGACATCCTGGCGGCCTTCAAGACCTACTACGAAACCGCCGCCCTGGCGGAGGCCACCGATCCGGCCCTGATCCTCGATCTCAAGACCAAGCTCGATGCCCAGGGCCACTACGACGCGTTCGAGATCGACCGGGTGGTGAAGGTGCTGCTGGATCCCACCAGCAAGCCCAGGCAGCTGAGCGCGGCCCTGGAGCCGGTGGCCCAGCGGCTGATGAACAGCTACCGAGAAGCACGTCTGGCCCACCGCCACGCCGAGGAGAGCAACGATGCCGATCAGCAGAAGCAAGCCAAGGAGACGCTCGATGCCCTGACGCTGTTCCGCAGCGACATGGGCACCTATGTCCGCTTCTACACCTTTCTCTCGCAGATCTTCGACTACGGCAACACGGCCCTGGAGAAACGCTGGCTGTTCTACAAACGGCTGCTGCCGCTGCTGGAGTTCGAGCGCGAGATCAACACGGTGGATCTCTCCAAGGTGGTGCTCACCCACCATCACCTGCGCAAGCTCGGCAGCAACAACCTGGATCTCAAGAAGGGCGACGCCGTCGCCATCCCCGGCATGGCCCCCGGCGGTGGTGGCGTGCAGGAGAAGGACAAGGTGCAGCTGGAGGAGATCATCTCCAAGCTCAATGAGCTGTTCAGCGGCGATCTCAGCGACAGCGACAAGGTGGTCTATGTGCGCTCGGTGATCAAGGGCAAGCTGCTCGAGTCCGAGACCCTGCGTCAGCAGGCCGCCGCCAACAGCAAGGAGCAGTTCGCCAACTCACCGGATTTCGGCACCGAGCTGATGGATGCAATCATCGGCGCCCTCGATGCTCACAAGGCGATGAGCAGCCAGGCCCTCAATTCACAGGAGGTGCGAGAGGGGCTGAAGGACATCCTGATCAACCAGACCAGCCTCTACGAAGACCTGCGCGATCAGGCTCAGCACCATGACCCCTGA
- a CDS encoding DUF4145 domain-containing protein, translating to MTPDPLTIAAAEQARTVVLQMMAERGRGVVLVGAARLDLAVEHLLKAVMAPSQDTDDRLFTPERSLGSFAAKITLAARLGLIDSSIEASLHAVRSVRNDFAHSAGEPSLADARHQKRLRRVYPEAEASPLWLALAPLLAQQSGLSSHEQAFILLVTILVASIEACVLLQVPFTPRATVRFRTS from the coding sequence ATGACCCCTGATCCGCTCACCATCGCTGCTGCCGAACAGGCCCGCACGGTGGTGCTGCAGATGATGGCGGAGCGCGGTCGCGGCGTCGTGCTCGTCGGCGCGGCCCGGCTCGATCTGGCTGTGGAGCATCTGCTCAAAGCCGTTATGGCTCCCAGCCAGGACACCGATGACCGCCTGTTCACCCCGGAGCGCTCCCTCGGCAGCTTCGCCGCCAAGATCACCCTGGCGGCCCGGCTCGGTCTGATCGACAGCTCCATCGAGGCTTCGTTGCACGCCGTCCGCAGCGTCCGCAACGACTTCGCCCACAGCGCCGGTGAGCCCTCCCTGGCGGATGCGCGCCACCAGAAGCGGCTGCGGCGGGTCTATCCCGAAGCGGAGGCGTCGCCGCTGTGGCTGGCCCTGGCTCCCCTGTTGGCACAGCAGTCAGGGCTCAGCTCCCATGAGCAGGCGTTCATCCTGCTGGTGACGATCCTGGTGGCCTCGATCGAGGCCTGTGTGCTGCTGCAGGTTCCGTTCACCCCGCGGGCCACGGTGCGCTTCAGGACCAGCTGA
- a CDS encoding EamA family transporter, with amino-acid sequence MPLWSLLALGAAACTTAADLQLRSLLRHGLTARLAMGASCCITTLLAVPLILLLRPAIQPGALLTALAATALINGVAFWSYGRALARGELSLVLPLINLSPLVLLLSGWLVLGERPSGLVVAGVALLVGGAILLGRSDALSRGLLRAPGARAMLLTAVLWGIGASIDKLGVQAGGSLLWVAGLNLVVGTPLLLGALAAGDPHQLIASPEGPARELFAGPEGRRRLQQLLAVGLLALVGTALQMEALRLTAVVHVVAIKRLSTLFGSVIGVLWLGEYSGSLRLPAAALMSGGAVLVLLAARS; translated from the coding sequence GTGCCCCTCTGGTCCCTGCTGGCCCTGGGCGCCGCCGCCTGCACCACCGCCGCCGACCTGCAGTTGCGCTCCCTCCTGCGCCACGGTCTCACCGCCCGCCTGGCGATGGGGGCCAGCTGCTGCATCACCACCCTGCTGGCCGTGCCGCTGATCCTGCTGCTGCGGCCCGCCATCCAGCCGGGCGCCCTGCTGACGGCCCTGGCAGCCACCGCCCTGATCAACGGGGTGGCCTTCTGGTCCTATGGCCGTGCCCTCGCCCGCGGCGAACTGAGTCTGGTGCTGCCGCTGATCAACCTCTCCCCCCTCGTGCTGCTGCTCAGCGGCTGGCTGGTGCTGGGTGAGCGCCCCAGCGGCCTGGTGGTGGCCGGGGTGGCGCTGCTGGTGGGAGGGGCGATTCTTCTGGGCCGCAGCGACGCCCTGAGCCGGGGCCTGCTGCGGGCCCCCGGAGCCCGGGCGATGCTGCTCACCGCCGTGCTCTGGGGCATCGGCGCCAGCATCGACAAGCTGGGCGTGCAGGCCGGCGGCAGCCTGCTGTGGGTGGCCGGCCTCAACCTGGTGGTGGGCACGCCGCTGCTGCTCGGCGCCCTGGCGGCCGGCGATCCCCATCAGCTCATCGCCAGCCCCGAAGGGCCTGCCCGCGAACTGTTCGCCGGTCCCGAGGGGCGACGGCGCCTGCAGCAGCTGCTGGCGGTGGGCCTGCTGGCCCTGGTGGGCACCGCCCTGCAGATGGAGGCGCTGCGGCTCACCGCCGTGGTGCACGTGGTGGCGATCAAGCGGCTCAGCACCCTGTTCGGCAGCGTCATCGGCGTGCTCTGGCTCGGGGAGTACAGCGGCTCGCTGCGGCTGCCCGCGGCGGCGCTGATGTCGGGCGGGGCGGTGCTGGTGCTGCTGGCGGCGCGCTCCTGA